One window of the Megalops cyprinoides isolate fMegCyp1 chromosome 2, fMegCyp1.pri, whole genome shotgun sequence genome contains the following:
- the ngdn gene encoding neuroguidin: protein MAAPVVESDLVDSDLPRAVQLLNSLTEQVAAVTSHVQGLIKRVQDGACQTSKGLSFLDLRYQLLLFYLQDVTHLISIKSEGGSIKDNSAIHRLVTIRTVLEKMRPLDQKLRYQIDKLVRTALTGSLAENDPLQFRPNPQNLISKLSESEESEDEGEGTTKGSGKKESSGVSKKYVPPRIAAMHYEGDVTEADRQKEKADRQKRAALRSTLIQELRQQYSDAPEEIRDSRDFQTERQSREELHRKEYEESMMVRLAVPRREKTARKRGTLGMSSQLNSITRFSDITALTGGEAQDVENPRPKKKKKLMKKKTKKRAFKKHR, encoded by the exons ATGGCGGCCCCCGTCGTGGAAAGC GACCTTGTGGATAGTGATTTACCCCGTGCAGTGCAACTATTGAACAGTCTCACTGAGCag GTTGCTGCAGTGACAAGCCATGTGCAAGGTTTGATAAAGAGAGTCCAAGATGGAGCATGCCAAACTAGCAAG GGGCTGTCTTTTCTGGACCTGCGCtaccagctgctgctgttctaCCTTCAAGATGTCACACACCTGATAAGCATCAagtcagagggagggagcatAAAAGACAACAGCGCCATCCACAGGCTGGTCACAATCAGAACA GTCCTGGAAAAGATGCGTCCCCTGGATCAGAAGCTGCGATACCAGATTGACAAACTAGTGCGCACAGCACTGACTGGGAGCTTAG CTGAAAATGATCCGCTGCAGTTTCGCCCCAACCCTCAGAATCTCATCAGCAAA CTCAGTGAATCTGAAGAGTCAGAGGATGAAGGAGAAGGAACAACAAAGGGTTCTGGGAAAAAAGAATCCTCTGGTGTCAGCAAGAAATACGTGCCCCCAAGAATTGCTGCGATGCATTATG AGGGAGACGTGAcggaggcagacagacagaaggagaaggcagacaggcagaagcGCGCCGCCCTGCGCAGCACGCTGATCCAGGAGCTGCGGCAGCAGTACAGCGATGCTCCCGAGGAGATCCGCGACTCCAGGGACTTCCAGACGGAGCGGCAGAGCCGTGAGGAGCTGCACAG gaAGGAGTACGAGGAGTCTATGATGGTGCGTCTGGCCGTGCCCCGACGAGAGAAGACCGCACGGAAGAGGGGCACGCTGGGAATGTCATCTCAGTTGAACAGCATCACACGattcagtgacatcacagccctGACCGGAGGGGAGGCACAG GATGTTGAGAACCCTCGGccgaagaagaagaagaaactaATGAAGAAGAAGACTAAAAAGAGAG CTTTCAAGAAACACAGATAG
- the cebp1 gene encoding CCAAT/enhancer binding protein (C/EBP) 1, translated as MSESQPSVIQECSPLPPYLFSTFDHSSLPAATPALNPDSSAPAHNPSVGHMPRTGGAPYSQPMGVQGSMRTATDRMAGQIMGYPYLPYSPCLTTPTTERPGQQSHILHQEFSSFLPPPPPSLLRQPVQKKSVSKDSIEYRLRRERNNIAVRKSRDKAKRRVQVTQQRAIQLQEENRRLQMLIGQLTQELDTLKLILSQRHLRERDEKRDGEES; from the exons ATGTCTGAATCACAGCCTTCTGTCATCCAAGAGTGCAGTCCCCTGCCGCCATACCTGTTCTCCACCTTCGACCATTCCTCTCTCCCGGCTGCCACCCCAGCTTTGAACCCCGACTCTTCCGCCCCAGCCCACAACCCATCCGTTGGTCACATGCCGCGGACAGGTGGGGCACCATACAGCCAGCCCATGGGCGTTCAGGGGTCGATGCGGACGGCAACAGACAGAATGGCAGGGCAGATTATGGGGTACCCATACTTGCCCTACTCCCCATGTCTAACCACCCCCACCACTGAGAGACCTGGACAGCAGAGTCACATATTACatcag gagttCTCCTCCTTTTtacctcctccccctccttccctcctgcGTCAGCCCGTGCAAAAGAAGAGTGTAAGTAAGGACAGCATAGAGTATCGCCTTCGCCGGGAGAGGAACAATATTGCCGTGAGGAAGAGCCGAGATAAAGCCAAGCGCCGTGTGCAGGTCACCCAGCAGAGGGCAAtacagctgcaggaggagaaccGAAGGCTTCAGATGCTGATTGGGCAGCTGACGCAAGAACTGGACACTCTTAAGCTCATCCTGTCACAGCGCCACCTACGGGAAAGGGATGAAAaaagagacggagaggagagtTGA
- the slc22a17 gene encoding solute carrier family 22 member 17, protein MTSPSSPLPSPSPCPPPPPSLPSSPTPSSPAPSALPPPPSLPPTGEVMILALGRKKQRLLLCLSVLPNLFLSFLLSSDPLLTLSSPHHCRLPVASPSPELLNYSLPWESGAREGDKGGWSQCKQYQFVNGTQSGVVNCEDGWDYNVTEGLRNNIVTEWDLVCGQYWLVPVEEVCFILGILTGCLGLGYAADRLGRLKTLLTSLTLSVIFGVLVCVSPSPSLFIITRFCLAAATAGVYLTLYITRLELCDPSLRLLVTMVAGLTTVAGELLLLGVALGCQSWRGLLGAGTAPLSLFLSYGVPGVFPESPRWLLLSERSTDLHSFSERRERERDDDSFTELESEPPPSGRPHLSFPELLHSRNIWKNMCVLGFTSFISHGISHCYSSFRGDVRGTAPSFYWTYLLSVCAGGGAWLLLWATVDRCGRRGILLLAMTMTGLASLILLGLMEYLSESAITVFSVLGLFSSQAAASLCILFTAEVIPTVIRGVGVGMVMALGCVGRLSSPLMDLRNHYGYFLHHVVYSSLALLAVLSILLLPESKRKPLPQTLADGEQYRRPPLGRRRRDNVPLLATPNPET, encoded by the exons ATGACCTCCCCCTcgtcacccctcccctccccgtccccctgtcccccgCCACCTCCGTCCCTCCCGTCCTCCCCCACCCCGTCGTCTCCCGCCCCCTccgctctcccccctcctccctccctcccccccactggGGAGGTGATGATCCTGGCACTGGGGCGGAAGAAGCAGCGcctgctcctctgcctctcGGTCCTGCCCAACCTCTTCCTGTCCTTCCTGCTGTCCTCCGACCCCCTGCTCACCCTCTCCTCGCCTCACCACTGCCGCCTGCCCGTGGCCTCGCCGTCGCCCGAGCTCCTCAACTACTCTCTGCCCTGGGAGAGCGGCGCCCGGGAGGGTGACAAAGGCGGCTGGTCTCAGTGCAAGCAGTACCAGTTCGTCAATGGCACCCAGTCTGGCGTGGTGAACTGCGAGGATGGCTGGGACTACAACGTCACCGAGGGACTGAGGAATAACATCGTTACAGAG tgggACCTGGTGTGTGGTCAGTACTGGCTGGTGCCCGTGGAGGAGGTGTGCTTCATACTCGGAATCCTGACCGGCTGCCTGGGCCTGGGCTACGCTGCTGACCg GCTGGGCAGGCTGAAGACTCTGCTCACCTCCCTGACCCTGTCAGTGATTTTTGGGGTGCTGGTGTGCGTCTCTCCCTCGCCTTCTCTCTTCATCATCACGCGCTTCTGCCTGGCTGCGGCCACCGCTGGAGTTTACCTCACTCTGTACATCACCC GTCTGGAACTCTGCGACCCATCGTTAAGGTTGCTGGTCACCATGGTGGCTGGCCTGACAACAGTTGCTGGGGAGTTGCTGCTGCTGGGTGTGGCTCTGGGATGTCAGTCTTggagggggctgctgggagcagGGACTGCACcgctctctctgttcctgagCTATGG TGTGCCCGGGGTGTTTCCCGAGTCTCCTCGCTGGCTCCTGCTCTCTGAGAGATCCACAGACCTGCATTCCTTCAGcgagcggagagagagagagagggatgatgaCAGCTTCACAG AGCTAGAGTCGGAGCCGCCCCCCTCTGGACGGCCCCACCTGTCCTTCCCCGAACTTTTGCACAGCAGGAACATCTGGAAGAACATGTGTGTGCTGGGATTCACATC atTTATCTCTCATGGGATCAGTCACTGCTACAGTTCTTTCCGTGGTGATGTCCGAGGCACCGCCCCCAGTTTCTATTGGACTtacctgctctctgtctgtgcggGTGGCGGAGCCTGGCTGTTGCTATGGGCAACTGTGGACAGGTGTGGTCGCCGTGGCATCCTGCTTCTGGCAATGACGATGACAGGTTTAGCCTCTCTTATTCTGCTGGGACTGATGGAGT ATCTCAGTGAGTCGGCCATAACGGTGTTCTCGGTGCTCGGTCTCTTCTCGTCCCAGGCCGCAGCTTCCCTCTGTATCCTCTTCACAGCCGAGGTCATCCCCACAGTTATCAG AGGCGTTGGTGTGGGTATGGTGATGGCCCTGGGCTGTGTGGGTCGCCTCAGTTCCCCTCTTATGGACCTGCGTAATCACTATGGCTACTTCCTGCACCACGTGGTGTACTCGTCCCTGGCCCTGCTGGCCGTGCTCTCCATCCTGCTGCTGCCCGAGAGTAAGAGGAAGCCCCTGCCCCAGACGCTGGCCGACGGGGAGCAGTACCGGCGCCCCCCGCTGGGCCGGAGGAGGAGGGACAACGTACCCCTGCTGGCCACACCCAACCCAGAGACCTAG